In a single window of the Halolamina litorea genome:
- a CDS encoding copper-translocating P-type ATPase, with protein MHAGHEAMFRRRFVVSTLLSVPVLLYSETLQGWLGFSVPAFPGSEWLTPVFAVIVFAYGGVPFLRMAVPELRERSPGMMTLISMAITVAFGYSLASLLFPTTAFFWELVTLIDIMLLGHWIEMRSIRRASSALDELAKLLPDTAERLTEDGDTETVPVGELAAGDLVLVRPGASVPADGVVESGESDVNEAMITGESRPVSKEPDDQVIGGTINGDGSLRVRISATGEETTLAGIMRLVEEAQQSTSRTQRLADRAAGWLFYVALAAAAVTAIAWTVAVGFDASVVERVVTVLVIACPHALGLAIPLVVAINTSLAAGNGMLIRDRTAMERARGLDTIVFDKTGTLTEGEHGVVGVGTTDAIGESEAVALAAAVEGDSEHVIARAVREAAADRDLTVPETRDFEAIKGRGVRGTVDGETVHVGGPNLLTQLDTAVPDDLRAFADEAGANAQTVVYLLRGGEPVAAFALADVIRPESYRVVDALHGLGIEVAMLTGDAADVADAVADELGIDTVFAEVLPEDKDRHVAGLQEAGKLVGMVGDGVNDAPALARADVGIAIGSGTDVAVQSADIVLVQNNPMDVARLVALSRASYRKMQQNLVWAAGYNVVALPLAAGVLAPWGILLSPAVGALLMSLSTVIVAINAQFLRRADLDLTDGDGAPTAAPA; from the coding sequence ATGCACGCCGGCCATGAGGCGATGTTCCGTCGGCGCTTTGTCGTCTCGACGCTGCTCTCGGTCCCGGTACTGCTCTACAGCGAGACCCTCCAGGGGTGGCTCGGGTTCTCGGTGCCGGCGTTCCCCGGCAGCGAGTGGCTCACCCCCGTCTTCGCCGTGATCGTCTTCGCCTACGGCGGGGTGCCGTTCCTTCGGATGGCCGTCCCCGAACTCCGGGAGCGCAGCCCCGGGATGATGACGCTCATCTCCATGGCGATCACCGTTGCCTTCGGCTACAGCCTCGCGAGCCTGCTGTTCCCGACGACGGCCTTTTTCTGGGAACTGGTCACGCTGATCGACATCATGCTGTTGGGTCACTGGATCGAGATGCGCTCGATCCGGCGGGCCTCCAGCGCGCTCGACGAACTGGCGAAGCTCCTCCCCGACACCGCTGAACGTCTGACCGAGGACGGCGACACCGAGACCGTCCCGGTCGGCGAACTCGCGGCCGGTGATCTGGTGCTCGTCCGGCCGGGAGCGAGCGTCCCCGCCGACGGCGTCGTCGAATCCGGCGAGTCCGACGTGAACGAGGCGATGATCACCGGCGAGTCCCGCCCCGTTTCGAAGGAACCCGACGACCAGGTCATCGGGGGCACGATCAACGGCGACGGCAGCCTCCGGGTCCGGATCAGCGCGACCGGCGAGGAGACGACGCTCGCGGGGATCATGCGGCTGGTTGAGGAGGCCCAGCAGAGCACCTCCCGGACCCAGCGCCTCGCCGACCGGGCGGCCGGCTGGCTGTTCTACGTCGCCCTCGCCGCCGCCGCGGTCACGGCAATCGCGTGGACTGTCGCCGTGGGCTTCGACGCGAGCGTCGTCGAGCGTGTCGTCACCGTGCTCGTGATCGCCTGTCCCCACGCCCTCGGGCTGGCGATCCCGCTGGTCGTCGCCATCAACACCTCGTTGGCGGCGGGCAACGGCATGTTGATCCGCGACCGCACCGCGATGGAGCGCGCCCGGGGCCTGGACACCATCGTCTTCGACAAGACCGGTACCCTGACCGAGGGGGAACACGGCGTCGTCGGCGTCGGGACGACCGACGCCATCGGCGAGTCCGAGGCGGTCGCGCTCGCTGCCGCCGTCGAGGGCGACTCCGAGCACGTGATCGCTCGCGCGGTCCGGGAGGCCGCCGCCGACCGCGACCTCACGGTCCCCGAAACGCGCGATTTCGAGGCGATCAAGGGACGCGGTGTCCGCGGCACCGTCGACGGCGAGACGGTCCACGTCGGCGGGCCGAACCTCCTCACACAGCTCGATACGGCGGTTCCCGACGACCTCCGGGCGTTCGCCGACGAAGCGGGCGCCAACGCACAGACGGTGGTCTACCTCCTCCGCGGGGGTGAGCCGGTGGCGGCGTTCGCGCTCGCGGACGTGATCCGGCCCGAGAGCTACCGGGTCGTCGACGCGCTCCACGGGCTCGGCATCGAGGTGGCGATGCTCACCGGCGACGCCGCCGACGTGGCCGATGCCGTCGCAGACGAACTCGGCATCGACACGGTGTTCGCCGAGGTACTGCCCGAGGACAAGGACCGGCACGTCGCCGGCTTGCAGGAGGCGGGGAAGCTGGTCGGAATGGTCGGCGACGGCGTCAACGACGCGCCGGCACTGGCCCGCGCCGACGTGGGCATCGCCATCGGCAGCGGCACCGACGTAGCCGTCCAGTCGGCCGACATCGTGCTCGTCCAGAACAACCCGATGGACGTGGCCCGCCTCGTCGCACTCAGTCGCGCCAGCTACCGGAAGATGCAGCAGAATCTCGTCTGGGCGGCCGGCTACAACGTCGTCGCGCTCCCGCTGGCTGCCGGGGTGCTCGCGCCGTGGGGAATCTTACTTTCACCGGCCGTCGGCGCGCTGTTGATGTCGCTGAGTACGGTCATCGTCGCCATCAACGCCCAGTTCCTCCGGCGTGCGGACCTCGACCTGACTGATGGCGACGGGGCGCCGACCGCCGCCCCCGCGTAG
- a CDS encoding holo-ACP synthase, whose amino-acid sequence MRGIGVDVVSMARTERCLSPAFKRRAFTDREIEYAESHSPTVAQYAVTFAAKEASFKALGTGWTDGDDVEVVRDVRGQPRAVCRDGEKLLLSLAFETECAVAVALRR is encoded by the coding sequence ATGCGTGGGATCGGCGTCGACGTCGTCTCGATGGCTCGGACCGAACGCTGTCTCTCACCGGCGTTCAAGCGACGGGCGTTCACCGACCGGGAGATCGAGTACGCGGAGTCTCACAGCCCCACCGTTGCCCAGTACGCCGTGACGTTCGCGGCGAAGGAAGCCAGCTTCAAAGCGCTCGGAACGGGCTGGACCGACGGCGACGACGTCGAAGTCGTCAGAGACGTGCGGGGCCAGCCGCGGGCGGTGTGTCGGGACGGCGAAAAACTGCTGCTGAGCCTCGCTTTCGAAACGGAGTGTGCTGTCGCCGTTGCCCTCCGTCGGTGA
- a CDS encoding sodium-dependent transporter: MSTRDSWVSSVGFVLAAIGSAAGLGNIWRFPWLTASNGGSAFLVVYLLIVVGVGVPGLLAEFVLGRRGRQTPIGALRSLVGGWGAAVGVLNVVTTLVILSFYSVVGGWILRYTVASPTGAYFAQPGRYFGSISYGAEAVAFHLAFLAIVAGIVFFGVSRGIERVSKVMLPAVVVLLAGLAAWTATQPGTTAGYEFYLSFDADYLAANLTSVLGPAAGQALFTLSVGAGSMLTYASYLDEDTSLPQDTIVIAVSNTVIGVLAGLVVIPLLFSQGIDPGQGGPGALFVALASAFAAIPGGSVVATAFFGTVLLAAVTSGINLLETPVGTLVDSFGVPRRRATLLVSLLLAATGSGLALASSVFTFVSGTLADLLLSVGLFAFLAIAGWVIRTEALEEFRAGAGAFTPLAEPWLLAVSWVLPVVVLFSLASSVAPLVGVSLGLGGRAVAAVAVTVACRAAVAVATDG, from the coding sequence ATGTCCACTCGTGACTCTTGGGTATCGAGCGTCGGGTTCGTGCTCGCCGCGATCGGGAGCGCCGCCGGACTCGGGAACATCTGGCGGTTCCCGTGGTTGACGGCCAGCAACGGCGGGAGCGCCTTTCTCGTCGTCTATCTGCTCATCGTCGTGGGCGTCGGCGTCCCCGGACTGCTCGCGGAGTTCGTGCTCGGGCGGCGGGGGCGACAGACGCCGATCGGCGCGCTTCGCTCCCTCGTCGGTGGCTGGGGAGCGGCGGTCGGCGTGCTGAACGTCGTCACCACGCTGGTGATCCTCTCGTTTTACTCGGTAGTCGGCGGCTGGATACTCCGGTACACCGTGGCCTCGCCGACGGGTGCGTACTTTGCCCAGCCGGGACGGTACTTCGGCTCTATCAGCTACGGGGCGGAGGCGGTGGCCTTCCACCTCGCCTTCCTCGCCATCGTCGCCGGCATCGTCTTCTTCGGCGTGAGCCGCGGGATCGAACGGGTGTCGAAGGTGATGCTCCCGGCTGTCGTGGTGCTGCTGGCTGGGCTGGCGGCGTGGACCGCCACCCAACCGGGGACCACCGCAGGCTACGAGTTCTACCTGAGCTTCGACGCCGACTACCTCGCGGCCAACCTCACCAGCGTGCTCGGCCCCGCGGCGGGGCAGGCGCTCTTTACCCTCTCGGTGGGTGCGGGCTCGATGCTCACCTACGCGTCCTACCTCGACGAGGACACCTCGCTCCCGCAGGACACCATCGTCATCGCCGTCTCGAACACCGTCATCGGCGTGTTAGCTGGGCTGGTCGTCATTCCGCTGCTGTTCTCACAGGGGATCGACCCGGGACAGGGTGGACCGGGCGCGCTGTTCGTCGCGCTGGCGAGCGCGTTCGCGGCGATCCCGGGCGGGAGCGTCGTCGCCACGGCGTTCTTCGGGACCGTCCTGCTGGCGGCGGTCACGAGCGGGATCAACCTCCTCGAGACACCGGTGGGGACGCTGGTCGACAGCTTCGGCGTCCCTCGTCGACGGGCGACGCTGCTGGTCTCGCTGCTGCTCGCCGCGACCGGAAGCGGGTTGGCGCTGGCGAGTTCGGTGTTCACGTTCGTCTCGGGGACGCTCGCGGATCTGCTGCTCTCTGTCGGGCTGTTCGCGTTCCTCGCCATCGCCGGCTGGGTGATCCGGACGGAAGCGCTCGAGGAGTTCCGCGCCGGTGCTGGGGCCTTCACGCCGCTGGCCGAGCCGTGGCTGCTGGCGGTGAGTTGGGTGCTGCCCGTCGTCGTACTGTTCTCGCTGGCCAGTAGCGTGGCGCCGCTGGTCGGCGTCTCACTCGGCCTCGGCGGCCGGGCCGTCGCCGCCGTCGCCGTCACCGTGGCCTGTCGGGCGGCCGTCGCGGTCGCAACCGACGGGTAG
- a CDS encoding Zn-ribbon domain-containing OB-fold protein — MAEPVITETPEGVPRVERTAKRFYDGLEEGVIWGTHCNDCEEHSFPPMTACRSCGSRDIEFTEMSGRGSLQYYSSTMLPSYRFRDEDRMAYGMVQLDEGPYFFTKIEGVDFSSPEAIQEGNEELPVDVVGKPEEVGGSTILVFEVEE, encoded by the coding sequence ATGGCAGAACCAGTTATCACCGAGACACCGGAAGGGGTACCGCGAGTCGAACGCACGGCCAAACGGTTCTACGACGGCCTCGAGGAAGGCGTCATCTGGGGCACGCACTGCAACGACTGCGAGGAACACTCGTTCCCGCCGATGACGGCGTGTCGGAGCTGTGGCAGCCGCGACATCGAGTTCACCGAGATGAGCGGTCGCGGCAGCCTACAGTACTACTCCAGCACGATGCTGCCGTCCTACCGCTTCCGCGACGAGGACCGGATGGCCTACGGAATGGTCCAACTCGACGAGGGACCGTACTTCTTCACCAAAATCGAGGGAGTCGACTTCTCCTCGCCGGAGGCGATACAAGAGGGCAACGAGGAACTCCCGGTCGATGTGGTCGGCAAGCCCGAGGAGGTCGGCGGCAGTACGATCCTCGTCTTCGAGGTCGAGGAGTAG
- a CDS encoding acetate/propionate family kinase — protein MILVLNVGSTSVKYELFDGQMSVAEGAVTNVGEGETVISQTVGGETAEEETDIADHTAAIEAVLSRLTGEDAVALEEPGEIEAVGHRVVHGGPLSEPQLIDSAVVKTIERYASIAPLHNPANLRGIEGAEAALPDLPHVAVFDTAFHETMPPKAYRYGLPNEYYKDHRIRRYGFHGISHEYVGEEAASMLDQPFSESTLITCHLGGGCSVAAIENGRSVDTSMGFSPLEGLLMATRAGDLDPAVVQYLVDEVGMDLDRVFDVLNHESGFAGLSGVSDDLREVLEAAGAGDERAELAVDVFVYRIVKYVGAYAAVLGDVDGLVFTAGIGENAPTIRKRVCTAPGLGTELDDEANRAAIGERAIVSTADAEIPVLVVPTDEELMIARETARVADTA, from the coding sequence GTGATCCTCGTGTTGAACGTCGGGAGCACGTCGGTCAAGTACGAACTGTTCGACGGCCAGATGTCCGTCGCGGAGGGGGCGGTCACGAACGTCGGCGAGGGCGAGACGGTCATCAGCCAGACTGTCGGCGGTGAGACCGCTGAGGAGGAGACCGACATCGCGGACCACACGGCAGCGATCGAGGCGGTGCTATCGCGGCTGACCGGCGAAGACGCCGTCGCCCTTGAGGAGCCCGGGGAGATCGAAGCCGTCGGCCATCGGGTGGTTCACGGGGGGCCCTTATCAGAGCCACAGCTGATCGACTCTGCGGTCGTGAAGACGATCGAACGCTACGCCTCGATCGCACCGCTGCACAACCCGGCGAACCTGCGTGGGATAGAGGGCGCCGAGGCCGCCCTCCCCGACCTGCCGCACGTGGCGGTGTTCGACACCGCGTTCCACGAAACGATGCCGCCCAAAGCGTACCGGTACGGCCTTCCCAACGAGTACTACAAGGACCACCGGATCCGGCGGTACGGCTTCCACGGCATCTCACACGAGTACGTCGGCGAAGAGGCAGCCTCGATGCTCGACCAACCGTTCTCGGAATCGACCCTGATTACCTGCCACCTCGGTGGGGGCTGCAGCGTCGCCGCGATCGAGAACGGCCGTTCCGTCGACACTTCGATGGGGTTCTCGCCGCTCGAAGGGCTGCTCATGGCCACGCGAGCCGGCGACCTCGATCCGGCGGTCGTCCAGTACCTCGTCGACGAGGTGGGGATGGACCTCGACAGAGTGTTCGACGTGCTCAACCACGAGAGCGGCTTCGCCGGCCTCTCGGGTGTGAGCGACGACCTCCGGGAGGTACTCGAAGCGGCGGGAGCGGGCGACGAGCGGGCGGAGCTGGCCGTCGACGTGTTCGTCTACCGGATCGTGAAGTACGTCGGCGCATACGCGGCGGTCCTCGGTGACGTCGACGGGCTCGTGTTCACGGCGGGCATCGGCGAGAACGCGCCGACGATCAGGAAGCGAGTCTGTACGGCGCCGGGGCTCGGGACGGAACTGGACGACGAGGCGAACCGGGCAGCGATCGGCGAGCGGGCGATCGTCTCGACGGCGGACGCAGAGATACCGGTGCTGGTCGTCCCGACCGACGAGGAGCTGATGATCGCCCGAGAGACGGCGAGGGTCGCCGACACTGCCTGA
- a CDS encoding Rdx family protein, whose product MTSVEIEYCVPCGHLQRAQDLEASILEAYGLGVDRVALVTGDGGVFEVSVDGETIFDVEEDEYDADAIVDEVGTHVGATA is encoded by the coding sequence ATGACATCCGTCGAAATCGAGTACTGCGTTCCGTGTGGCCACCTCCAGCGAGCACAGGACCTGGAAGCGTCGATCCTCGAAGCGTACGGCCTCGGCGTCGACCGCGTCGCGCTCGTGACCGGCGACGGCGGCGTCTTCGAGGTCAGCGTGGACGGCGAGACGATATTCGACGTGGAAGAGGACGAGTACGACGCCGACGCGATTGTCGACGAGGTCGGCACGCACGTCGGCGCGACCGCGTAG
- a CDS encoding thiolase family protein, which yields MTEPAIIGVGATKFGNVTEDEQLKGKTFEELCADAAFEAMDDANVDAADIDGFYVGNMLQSTSQVSSHATVLADWLGLQLKGGFHFDTACSTGNTGLGIAHAMVKAGKYDTVLVLGGEITSSEPVDRDQLQRKPLDPQELWYLTDIGVDTTYAYKHAYDVATAYGAIPTMGFAERHDLDMEEMDELMYHVSRLAKEHASMTPKAARHETLEDMAADRGFEDPKEFWQSDYNPFFAWPTRQLSALTAVDGASACIVTNEPEAYTDKTPVEITGFDWTTKSFPWYGDQPGLMPQDERAFERAYAMADIDGSDIDYLYVHDCMQIYQPTLGEVAGYLDDPVSAFMNEETRYDGEKPMNVTGGRHGVGHAWEASAGFETYEIVKQIRGEMDRKQITPEPETAVQHNHGYGMHTAVTVMEAAD from the coding sequence ATGACCGAACCAGCAATCATCGGTGTTGGAGCGACCAAATTCGGCAACGTAACGGAAGACGAACAACTGAAGGGAAAGACCTTCGAGGAGCTCTGTGCCGACGCCGCCTTCGAGGCGATGGACGACGCGAACGTCGACGCCGCAGACATCGACGGCTTCTACGTCGGAAACATGCTTCAGAGCACGAGCCAGGTATCGAGCCACGCAACCGTCCTGGCCGACTGGCTCGGCCTCCAGCTCAAGGGCGGCTTCCACTTCGACACGGCCTGCTCAACCGGGAACACCGGCTTGGGCATCGCCCACGCGATGGTGAAAGCCGGCAAGTACGACACCGTGCTCGTCCTCGGCGGCGAGATCACCAGCTCCGAACCCGTCGACCGGGACCAACTGCAACGCAAGCCCCTCGATCCACAGGAACTCTGGTACCTCACCGACATCGGCGTCGACACGACGTACGCCTACAAGCACGCCTACGACGTGGCGACGGCCTACGGCGCCATCCCGACGATGGGGTTCGCCGAGCGCCACGACCTCGACATGGAGGAGATGGACGAGCTGATGTATCACGTCAGTCGGCTCGCCAAGGAACACGCCTCGATGACGCCGAAGGCGGCGCGCCACGAGACCTTAGAGGACATGGCTGCCGACCGCGGCTTCGAGGACCCCAAGGAGTTCTGGCAGAGCGACTACAACCCGTTCTTCGCGTGGCCGACGCGCCAGCTGTCGGCGCTCACGGCCGTCGACGGGGCTTCGGCGTGTATCGTCACGAACGAGCCCGAGGCCTACACGGACAAGACCCCCGTCGAGATCACGGGGTTCGACTGGACCACCAAGTCGTTCCCGTGGTACGGCGACCAACCGGGGCTCATGCCACAGGACGAGCGGGCGTTCGAGCGAGCTTACGCGATGGCCGACATCGACGGCTCGGATATCGACTACCTGTACGTCCACGACTGCATGCAGATCTACCAGCCCACGCTGGGTGAAGTCGCCGGCTATCTCGACGACCCGGTCTCGGCGTTCATGAACGAGGAGACCCGCTACGACGGCGAGAAGCCCATGAACGTCACCGGCGGCCGCCACGGCGTCGGCCACGCGTGGGAGGCCTCGGCGGGCTTCGAGACCTACGAGATCGTCAAACAGATCCGCGGCGAGATGGACCGCAAACAGATCACGCCGGAGCCGGAGACCGCGGTACAGCACAACCACGGCTACGGCATGCACACGGCAGTCACCGTGATGGAGGCCGCCGACTAA